A single genomic interval of Lacrimispora sphenoides JCM 1415 harbors:
- a CDS encoding glycoside hydrolase family 1 protein, whose protein sequence is MEITKTNFPKNFLWGASSSAFQIEGGWDEGGKGITVADVNSFKRSDIQADSKVASDFYHHWEEDIRLMKELGMQIYRFSISWARIIPDGDGEINQAGIDFYHKIIDRLLEQGIQPFITLYHFDLPYALARKYNGWESRECVKAFERYAKICFKAFGDRVTYWQVHNEQNLMVRVNERMNITTDDAWEADRQRAQMDYHMFLAHALAVKACHSIIPDGKIGPAVSSTCTYPESNKPEDVWAARMNDWFKTDYCLDMHYYGRYPGYYMRYLEERNIVPVMEPEDEEILKGGAMDFIALNYYRTLCVRYLPTDEGHLAGERAFPINEVDFDQYGYFHHIKNEHLVSSEYGAQIDPLGLRTVLNSYYQKYHLPLIITENGLGAADTLTEDGKVHDEYRISYLKAHIKAISQAIEDGVSVMGYSPWSFMDLLSSHEGFRKRYGFIYVNRDDHDLKDMSRVKKDSYFWYKRVIETNGDEL, encoded by the coding sequence ATGGAAATAACAAAAACAAATTTTCCAAAAAACTTTTTATGGGGAGCTTCCTCTTCGGCATTCCAGATAGAAGGCGGATGGGATGAAGGAGGAAAGGGCATTACAGTTGCTGATGTCAATTCCTTTAAGCGCTCGGATATCCAGGCTGACAGCAAGGTCGCCAGTGACTTCTACCATCATTGGGAGGAGGATATCCGGTTAATGAAGGAACTGGGAATGCAGATTTACCGGTTCTCCATTTCATGGGCCAGAATCATACCGGATGGAGATGGAGAGATAAACCAGGCAGGAATTGATTTCTATCATAAGATCATCGATCGTCTGTTAGAACAGGGCATTCAGCCCTTTATTACCTTATACCACTTTGACCTTCCCTATGCCCTTGCCAGGAAATATAACGGCTGGGAATCCAGAGAATGTGTAAAGGCCTTTGAGCGTTATGCAAAAATATGTTTTAAAGCCTTTGGAGACAGAGTCACTTACTGGCAGGTACACAACGAGCAGAATCTTATGGTAAGAGTAAACGAACGGATGAACATCACAACGGATGATGCATGGGAAGCCGACCGCCAGAGAGCCCAGATGGATTACCACATGTTCCTGGCTCATGCCCTGGCGGTGAAAGCCTGCCATTCCATCATACCGGATGGAAAGATCGGTCCTGCAGTATCCTCCACCTGTACCTATCCGGAAAGCAACAAACCGGAAGATGTCTGGGCGGCCCGGATGAACGACTGGTTTAAGACGGATTACTGCCTGGATATGCATTACTATGGCCGTTATCCCGGATATTACATGCGCTATCTGGAAGAAAGGAATATCGTACCGGTTATGGAGCCGGAAGACGAGGAGATTTTAAAAGGCGGGGCGATGGATTTTATTGCCCTGAATTATTACCGGACCCTGTGTGTTCGGTATCTTCCGACTGATGAGGGGCATCTGGCAGGGGAGAGGGCATTCCCCATCAATGAAGTGGATTTTGACCAATATGGTTATTTTCATCATATTAAAAATGAGCATCTGGTTTCCAGTGAATATGGAGCCCAGATCGATCCGCTGGGCCTTCGGACCGTATTAAACAGTTATTATCAGAAATACCACCTTCCCCTCATTATAACGGAAAATGGCCTGGGTGCCGCCGATACCCTGACAGAGGACGGCAAAGTCCATGATGAGTACCGGATCAGCTATTTAAAGGCACACATTAAGGCGATAAGCCAGGCAATCGAAGACGGGGTTTCGGTCATGGGATATTCTCCCTGGTCGTTTATGGATCTTCTCAGTTCCCATGAGGGATTTCGCAAGCGGTATGGTTTTATCTATGTCAATCGGGATGACCATGACTTAAAGGATATGAGCCGTGTGAAAAAGGACAGTTATTTCTGGTATAAGCGGGTGATTGAAACCAATGGAGACGAACTCTGA
- a CDS encoding dihydroxyacetone kinase family protein — MNQQELIAMLGRISKIMVENRNYLIELDSVVGDSDLGLTMTDGFQAAYDAVSDGSEPDLGKLLYKAGKTMGNKVPSTMGTLMAAGLMRAGKTLKGKTELTGADAVSLFEAYEAGVADLGKAKLGDKTFLDGFHPGVQVLKAEVEAGVSLEEAFGKAAAAAWNGFEQTTTMIAVHGRAATRGEASRSLKDPGAAVAALIMKAVADR, encoded by the coding sequence ATGAACCAGCAGGAACTCATAGCCATGCTTGGCAGAATAAGTAAGATCATGGTGGAAAACCGAAACTACTTAATTGAACTGGACAGTGTTGTGGGAGACAGTGATCTGGGACTTACGATGACGGATGGATTCCAGGCAGCTTACGACGCGGTTTCAGATGGATCGGAGCCGGATCTGGGCAAGCTATTGTACAAGGCAGGAAAGACCATGGGAAATAAAGTTCCTTCTACCATGGGGACATTGATGGCAGCAGGTCTGATGCGTGCCGGGAAGACACTAAAAGGAAAGACAGAATTGACCGGTGCAGATGCTGTTTCCTTGTTTGAAGCTTATGAAGCAGGTGTTGCCGATCTTGGTAAAGCGAAATTAGGGGATAAGACCTTTCTGGATGGTTTTCATCCCGGAGTGCAGGTACTTAAGGCTGAAGTGGAAGCCGGAGTGTCCCTTGAAGAAGCTTTTGGGAAAGCGGCAGCGGCTGCATGGAATGGTTTTGAACAAACAACGACCATGATTGCCGTGCATGGAAGAGCGGCAACAAGAGGAGAAGCGTCCCGATCCTTAAAAGATCCCGGGGCTGCTGTGGCAGCTCTTATCATGAAGGCAGTTGCAGACAGATAA
- a CDS encoding PRD domain-containing protein: MRVVKVMNNSLLLALDDSGREVILMGKGIGFNKSIGHHLKSEDIEKVFVLKDRSISKNIIRLASEIDSTYFELAKQVIDYAIDTYGMVLMEHIYLGLTDHLSFAVKRNNEGILIQNFYTQTLKRFNPKEFKVGLYALQLVRERLSVELPEDEAGNIAFHFINAQTNNLNSMDNQKIFETVKGILDIVKYNFSILYDEDGIGYTRFVTHLRLFAQRLVNGSQDLYDYEDSFYTHVLESCPSEYECVKKIGVFIREKFESKLSKQEEMYLAVHIHRILEEYAQREKT; the protein is encoded by the coding sequence ATGAGGGTTGTAAAAGTAATGAATAATTCCCTGCTGCTGGCACTTGATGACAGCGGCAGGGAAGTGATCCTGATGGGAAAGGGAATTGGATTTAATAAGTCCATTGGGCATCATTTAAAAAGTGAAGACATTGAAAAGGTATTTGTCTTAAAGGACCGGTCAATATCAAAGAATATCATCCGGCTTGCCTCCGAAATAGACAGCACCTATTTTGAACTGGCCAAACAGGTCATTGATTATGCCATTGACACCTATGGAATGGTACTGATGGAGCATATTTATCTGGGACTTACAGACCATTTGTCTTTTGCTGTAAAAAGGAACAATGAGGGGATTTTAATACAAAATTTCTACACACAGACCTTAAAACGTTTCAATCCAAAGGAATTTAAAGTTGGCTTATATGCCCTGCAGCTTGTGAGGGAGCGGCTGTCAGTAGAACTGCCTGAAGATGAGGCTGGAAATATTGCCTTTCATTTTATTAATGCACAGACAAATAACTTAAACAGTATGGATAACCAGAAGATATTTGAGACAGTCAAGGGTATTTTGGATATTGTAAAATACAATTTTTCCATTCTCTACGATGAGGACGGAATCGGATATACCCGCTTTGTGACTCATCTGCGCCTCTTTGCACAAAGGCTTGTAAACGGCAGTCAGGATTTATACGATTATGAGGATTCCTTTTACACCCATGTCCTTGAGAGCTGTCCCAGTGAATACGAGTGTGTTAAGAAAATCGGTGTGTTTATCAGAGAAAAATTTGAATCAAAGCTGTCCAAACAGGAAGAGATGTACTTAGCTGTCCACATCCACAGAATTTTAGAGGAATATGCTCAAAGGGAAAAAACATGA
- a CDS encoding beta-glucoside-specific PTS transporter subunit IIABC: MNYNQIAKDIITNVGGSDNIRGLTHCFTRLRFELRDTKKAKKEVIEHLEGVISVVESGGQFQVVLGTKVTKVYEAILPMISLEENTADSEEKGSVWNRILIAISSMFTPMVPAIAASGLLKGLLTIARITASNHGLDITVNQTYILIMAATDALFYFMPIILAYTSAKVFKANEFIAMALGGTMCYPAVVSLMTGSEAVSMFGIAITKASYASSVIPIIIGVFILAYIQKFLEKIIPEVLKIILVPGISLLVMIPATFMVFGPIGIYIGNGINFIYTGMMNLSPALCGAFVGGMWCVFVIFGAHRALLPIGINDVAQFGHQNLLAFAGAANFSQGGAALGVMLKTKSKDLKTVAASAAISASVCGITEPAIYGCNLRLKKPMIYAIICGAIGGAIMGVGGVYGDSFANNGVLTFATYAAFGMKTFIYYLIGVAVSFFGAMGLTFLFGFDDISGKGERASGSDEGAAESQDVLGITSGADILISSPVEGTAVPMTSVNDEVFSSMALGNGVAIVPEKGEVVAPEDCTVTLVYPTLHALGLMLDSGAEMIIHVGINTVQLEGKHFKKHVEEGTHVTKGTRLLSFDLDALKKEGYDTVVPIIISNTAAFHEVTGITGSGASLQKPVIAIKNNQ; this comes from the coding sequence ATGAATTATAATCAAATAGCCAAAGACATTATAACAAATGTCGGCGGTTCCGATAACATAAGGGGACTCACCCATTGTTTTACCAGATTAAGGTTTGAGTTAAGAGATACAAAGAAGGCAAAGAAAGAAGTAATTGAACATCTGGAAGGTGTTATCTCCGTAGTGGAAAGCGGCGGGCAGTTCCAGGTCGTTCTGGGAACAAAAGTCACAAAGGTTTACGAAGCGATCCTTCCCATGATATCATTAGAAGAAAACACAGCCGACAGCGAAGAAAAGGGTTCTGTCTGGAACCGGATTCTGATTGCCATTTCCTCCATGTTTACTCCCATGGTTCCGGCGATTGCAGCCTCCGGACTTTTAAAAGGTCTTTTGACCATCGCAAGAATTACAGCCTCCAATCACGGGCTGGATATTACCGTCAACCAGACTTATATTCTCATTATGGCTGCCACAGACGCATTGTTTTATTTCATGCCAATCATACTTGCTTATACCAGTGCAAAGGTATTTAAGGCAAATGAATTTATTGCCATGGCACTTGGCGGTACCATGTGCTATCCGGCGGTTGTTTCCCTGATGACTGGGAGTGAGGCTGTCAGCATGTTCGGCATTGCAATTACAAAGGCAAGCTATGCGTCATCCGTGATTCCCATTATCATCGGAGTATTTATTCTTGCATATATACAGAAGTTTTTAGAAAAGATAATTCCTGAAGTATTAAAAATCATACTGGTTCCAGGCATATCCCTGCTGGTTATGATCCCTGCGACCTTTATGGTGTTTGGCCCCATCGGCATCTACATCGGTAATGGCATTAACTTTATCTACACTGGGATGATGAATTTAAGCCCTGCTCTGTGCGGAGCTTTTGTGGGCGGCATGTGGTGTGTATTTGTTATTTTCGGAGCGCACAGAGCCCTGCTTCCCATTGGTATCAATGATGTGGCCCAGTTCGGCCACCAAAACCTGCTGGCTTTTGCCGGGGCAGCAAATTTCTCTCAGGGAGGTGCAGCTCTTGGAGTCATGTTAAAAACAAAGAGCAAGGACTTAAAAACAGTTGCAGCTTCTGCGGCCATATCCGCTTCTGTTTGCGGAATTACGGAGCCTGCTATTTACGGTTGTAACCTGCGGTTAAAAAAGCCTATGATCTATGCAATTATCTGTGGTGCCATTGGCGGTGCGATCATGGGTGTGGGTGGCGTATACGGTGATTCCTTTGCCAACAACGGGGTGCTTACCTTTGCGACTTATGCGGCTTTCGGTATGAAGACCTTTATTTATTATCTGATCGGTGTTGCAGTATCCTTCTTTGGAGCAATGGGACTTACCTTCCTGTTCGGTTTTGATGACATCAGCGGAAAGGGCGAACGAGCTTCCGGTTCAGATGAAGGAGCCGCCGAATCCCAGGATGTTTTGGGTATTACTTCTGGGGCAGACATATTGATCAGCTCACCGGTGGAAGGTACTGCAGTGCCCATGACATCGGTAAACGATGAGGTTTTTTCCTCTATGGCATTGGGGAACGGAGTTGCGATTGTCCCGGAAAAGGGTGAAGTTGTCGCTCCGGAAGACTGTACCGTGACCTTGGTTTATCCCACGCTTCATGCCCTGGGGCTTATGCTGGACAGTGGTGCTGAAATGATTATTCACGTTGGAATCAATACGGTCCAATTGGAAGGAAAGCATTTTAAAAAACATGTGGAAGAAGGCACCCATGTCACGAAGGGAACCAGGCTTTTATCCTTTGACTTAGATGCCTTAAAGAAGGAAGGATATGATACGGTTGTTCCGATCATCATCAGCAATACTGCTGCTTTTCATGAGGTAACAGGAATAACCGGATCAGGAGCTTCTCTTCAAAAGCCTGTGATCGCAATTAAAAATAATCAGTAA
- a CDS encoding dihydroxyacetone kinase subunit DhaK yields MKKLINVPENYVNEMLEGIYLAHPDYVTYTEGDLRCLVTSNKVEGKVGIATGGGSGHLPLFLGYVGKGMLDGCSVGDVFQSPSAEQMLNVTKRIDSGAGVLYIYGNYNGDIFNFDMAAEMADMEEDIHVESVVAGEDVASPKAAPGEKNTRRGVAGIFFVYKCAGAAAAAGKDLQEVKRIAEKAAANVRTMGVALTPCTVPRVGHPGFKIGEDEMEIGMGIHGESGIRRGKLETADEITLEMMEKILEDIPYCAGDEVAVLVNGLGATPLDEQYIVARKVNMILEEKGIKVHRYYVGEYVTSIEMAGLSISLLKMDEELRGYLDAPADTPFFKQGIV; encoded by the coding sequence ATGAAAAAACTGATTAATGTACCGGAAAACTATGTAAATGAGATGCTGGAGGGAATCTACCTTGCGCATCCGGACTATGTTACTTATACGGAAGGCGACTTGCGCTGCCTGGTTACCTCCAATAAAGTGGAGGGAAAAGTAGGGATTGCAACCGGAGGGGGTTCGGGGCATCTTCCTCTGTTTCTGGGTTATGTAGGAAAAGGGATGTTGGACGGCTGTTCGGTGGGAGATGTTTTTCAGTCTCCAAGTGCAGAGCAGATGCTAAACGTAACGAAACGCATTGATTCCGGGGCCGGTGTTCTCTATATTTACGGCAATTATAACGGGGATATCTTTAATTTTGACATGGCCGCAGAGATGGCAGATATGGAAGAGGATATCCATGTGGAAAGTGTTGTTGCAGGAGAAGATGTGGCATCTCCCAAGGCAGCTCCAGGAGAGAAGAATACCAGAAGAGGAGTAGCCGGTATCTTTTTTGTATATAAGTGCGCCGGAGCAGCTGCTGCGGCCGGTAAGGATTTACAGGAGGTAAAACGGATCGCGGAGAAAGCGGCGGCCAATGTAAGGACCATGGGAGTGGCACTTACCCCCTGTACAGTACCGAGAGTCGGTCATCCGGGATTTAAGATCGGAGAGGATGAGATGGAAATCGGCATGGGAATCCATGGAGAGTCCGGAATCCGCCGTGGGAAACTGGAAACAGCAGATGAGATCACATTGGAAATGATGGAAAAAATCCTTGAAGATATTCCATACTGCGCCGGAGATGAGGTTGCGGTTCTGGTAAACGGACTGGGCGCTACTCCTCTTGATGAGCAGTATATTGTGGCAAGAAAGGTCAATATGATTCTGGAAGAGAAGGGAATCAAGGTGCACCGTTATTATGTAGGTGAATATGTAACCTCCATTGAGATGGCAGGCTTATCCATTTCCCTTCTGAAAATGGATGAGGAACTGAGGGGCTATCTGGATGCTCCGGCTGATACACCATTCTTTAAGCAGGGAATTGTCTAA
- a CDS encoding nitroreductase family protein, with product MEFLQLAKERYSMRKFSDRKIEKEKLDLILEAGRIAPTAVNYQPQRILVIDSEENLGKLKSCTTYHFHAPLALLVCYDSTVSWKRSYDNKDMGEVDASIVATQMMLEAADLGLGSTWVGHFDPVCIRSSFDIPEHLIPVALLPMGYPGENCAPHPLHEKRFAIDHTVYYNSFSGIDSPKER from the coding sequence ATGGAATTTTTACAATTGGCAAAAGAACGTTACTCAATGAGAAAATTCAGCGACCGGAAAATAGAAAAGGAAAAACTGGATTTGATCCTGGAAGCCGGAAGAATCGCTCCTACTGCTGTGAATTATCAGCCCCAGCGGATTCTTGTCATTGACAGTGAAGAAAATCTTGGTAAATTAAAATCCTGCACCACCTATCATTTTCATGCTCCTCTGGCTTTGCTGGTATGTTATGATTCCACGGTCAGCTGGAAAAGGTCTTACGACAATAAGGATATGGGAGAAGTTGACGCAAGCATAGTTGCCACGCAGATGATGCTTGAAGCGGCTGATTTAGGATTAGGCAGTACCTGGGTAGGTCATTTTGACCCTGTATGCATCCGTTCGTCATTTGATATTCCGGAACATTTAATTCCTGTTGCTCTGCTTCCCATGGGTTATCCCGGAGAAAACTGCGCTCCTCACCCTCTTCATGAGAAACGGTTTGCTATAGACCATACTGTTTACTACAATTCCTTTAGCGGCATTGACTCCCCCAAAGAACGGTAA
- a CDS encoding iron-containing alcohol dehydrogenase, producing MALERINAVGTSFFGRGSIGLLPDELKKRGFKRALIVTDPFLYKNGTGDKVGACLLKAGVEYAIYYLVEPNPTTMVVGDCLEAAKALEVDLLVAVGGGSAIDTAKAVSIVMANGGKVEDYEGVERSLNPGMPIVAVNTTAGTGSEVTSFYIVTDPVRHSKMCMVDPNCMVTIAVNDVDFMMSMPKALTASTGMDAMTHAIEAAVAKRATPYTDKDALWAMGVIGTYLPEAVADGSNEKAREMMAYAEYSAGMAFSNAGLGMVHAMAHSLGGLMNLPHGICNAVLLPFVMEFNGSRPEAAERYKKVAEGLKLPGASAMTGEQAVKETVACIRRLSREVGITQSLKELKVNPEDFKALAEIALKDTCMEDNPFKPTLGQVIEVYRNAYG from the coding sequence ATGGCACTTGAGAGAATCAATGCAGTAGGGACCAGCTTTTTTGGCCGCGGTTCCATTGGGCTGCTGCCGGATGAGCTTAAGAAACGGGGGTTTAAACGGGCACTTATCGTCACGGACCCCTTCCTGTATAAAAACGGTACCGGAGACAAAGTGGGAGCCTGCCTTTTAAAAGCCGGTGTGGAATACGCCATTTATTACCTGGTTGAGCCCAATCCCACCACCATGGTTGTGGGTGACTGCCTGGAGGCTGCTAAGGCCCTGGAAGTGGATCTTTTGGTGGCTGTTGGCGGAGGCTCTGCCATAGATACGGCAAAGGCAGTCAGCATTGTGATGGCAAACGGCGGTAAGGTGGAGGATTATGAAGGGGTAGAACGCTCTCTTAATCCGGGAATGCCCATTGTGGCGGTGAATACTACTGCAGGAACCGGTTCTGAGGTTACGTCGTTCTATATCGTGACCGATCCGGTGAGGCATTCCAAAATGTGTATGGTAGACCCGAACTGTATGGTCACCATTGCCGTTAATGATGTGGATTTCATGATGAGCATGCCAAAAGCCCTCACGGCCTCAACAGGAATGGATGCCATGACCCATGCCATTGAAGCGGCTGTGGCAAAACGGGCTACTCCATATACGGATAAGGATGCCCTTTGGGCAATGGGTGTGATTGGTACATACCTTCCGGAAGCGGTGGCTGACGGAAGTAATGAGAAAGCCAGGGAGATGATGGCTTATGCGGAATACAGTGCGGGCATGGCATTTTCCAATGCAGGTCTTGGCATGGTGCATGCCATGGCCCATTCTCTTGGAGGCCTCATGAACCTGCCTCACGGCATCTGCAATGCGGTTTTGCTGCCTTTTGTCATGGAATTTAACGGAAGCAGGCCGGAAGCCGCAGAGCGGTATAAGAAGGTGGCAGAGGGACTTAAGCTTCCCGGGGCATCTGCCATGACAGGGGAACAGGCCGTGAAAGAAACGGTGGCCTGTATCAGGCGGCTGTCCAGGGAGGTTGGGATTACACAAAGTCTTAAAGAGCTTAAGGTAAATCCTGAGGATTTCAAAGCTCTGGCTGAAATTGCACTTAAGGATACCTGTATGGAGGACAATCCCTTTAAACCAACACTTGGGCAGGTTATAGAAGTGTATCGGAACGCATATGGTTGA
- a CDS encoding MFS transporter has protein sequence MKEQTLNQLTFTRRQEIHYLAMVSLFWFAQYVYIPYQTTFLTASGASSAFTGMVVGAYGISQMVLRFPIGLCADSVGKHKYFIMAGAIASGTASVFRVLWCNGTGFLVANFFSGLASAMWISYMVFYTNHFSAGDQQAATSRIVLFNNFGMLLGFLCSTISYHRIGMAGICMLSMSAGLMAFLLSVGIKETDVKPGIHKTRELLSVCSIRHLWLFSFIALIQQGIQLTTAMSFTNQILKELGASDGIVGISSVIYMISSVGFAAFASSGTCSHKGPRFWIPLVFAVVAFYCILVPAAGSIPVLLLLQILPGMSTGILFSFATSEAMRGIPAGSKSTAMGMYQAVYALGMATFPIFTGSLTAGAGIQTGYLLLAGIACLGGIGAVVYYKKVAANHGLGS, from the coding sequence ATGAAAGAACAGACTTTAAATCAGCTTACATTTACGCGCAGACAGGAAATCCATTACCTTGCTATGGTATCGCTGTTCTGGTTTGCGCAATATGTATACATTCCATACCAGACGACTTTTTTAACTGCCAGTGGAGCCAGCAGCGCATTTACCGGAATGGTTGTGGGAGCTTATGGAATTTCCCAAATGGTGTTAAGGTTTCCCATAGGCCTTTGTGCGGATTCTGTTGGCAAACATAAATATTTTATAATGGCAGGAGCGATTGCCTCCGGTACTGCCTCAGTTTTCCGGGTATTATGGTGCAATGGCACAGGGTTTCTGGTTGCCAATTTCTTCTCCGGACTGGCTTCTGCCATGTGGATTTCTTATATGGTGTTCTACACCAATCATTTTTCTGCCGGAGATCAGCAGGCTGCCACCAGCCGGATCGTACTGTTTAATAATTTTGGAATGCTTCTTGGCTTTCTGTGCAGTACAATCAGCTATCATCGCATCGGCATGGCAGGAATCTGCATGTTAAGCATGAGCGCGGGCCTGATGGCTTTTCTTCTTTCAGTTGGAATTAAAGAAACGGATGTGAAACCCGGCATACATAAGACCAGAGAACTGCTTTCTGTCTGTAGCATCAGGCACTTGTGGCTGTTCTCTTTCATAGCTCTGATTCAGCAGGGGATCCAGCTGACAACTGCCATGTCGTTTACCAACCAGATATTAAAAGAATTGGGCGCATCGGATGGGATTGTAGGAATATCCTCTGTGATCTACATGATATCATCCGTAGGATTTGCAGCTTTCGCATCTTCCGGGACCTGCAGCCACAAAGGTCCAAGGTTCTGGATCCCGCTGGTATTTGCTGTTGTGGCGTTCTATTGTATCCTGGTTCCGGCCGCCGGAAGCATACCAGTGCTTTTGCTGCTGCAAATTTTACCAGGGATGTCCACCGGCATCTTGTTCTCATTTGCAACCTCGGAAGCAATGCGGGGCATACCGGCCGGCAGCAAATCTACGGCCATGGGAATGTACCAGGCTGTATATGCGCTGGGAATGGCAACCTTCCCGATCTTTACCGGGTCGCTGACCGCCGGGGCAGGAATACAGACCGGGTATTTGCTGCTGGCCGGGATTGCTTGCCTGGGTGGAATTGGGGCAGTGGTGTATTATAAAAAAGTAGCTGCCAACCATGGGTTAGGCAGCTAA
- a CDS encoding S8 family peptidase produces MNKILDNEYYDLIISNSLVPGFDTGNNLTVLNDKYSLMHIWKNNMDACDLGRYPYDNFPSLFTLTSKASIEKSGITNVRRHPDLSLMGLGVAIGIIDTGIDYQHPAFKYHDGTTRILSIWDQTDQTGKPPKDFSFGSEYTKKHINTALKSKNPLSMVPTVDNNGHGTAIASVIAGSPDEKNSFTGVAPQTELIIVKLKEAKQNLKKLFFAPDNALCYQESDIMLGIRYLLSVSQEKELPLVICIALGSSQGGHDGLGVISSYLEHIVQMPKIDVLVAAGNEGDSRRHYFHHSSATPFRNGFNLKIGRNDKKFTMEIWPFPPGKVSIEIFPPNQEFIQSISPPAGVCQKFNLSMGQTTIWINNILLEGSTGDQVILLRFDNPTPGIWYFQVTSIENEPFSFHSWLPSGNLISNETYFYQANPSTTITAPGNARNPLTVAAYNQFDGSILGESGKGYSRFGEINPNIAAPGYLIPCALPGNQYGSLTGTGAAAAHAAGASAMVMEWGYCKGNHTTVTGVQINHMIMRGAQRDSTYSFPNESCGYGQIDIYKLFQRISVI; encoded by the coding sequence ATGAATAAAATATTGGATAACGAATATTATGACTTGATCATTAGTAATTCTTTAGTTCCCGGTTTTGATACGGGTAATAATCTTACGGTTTTAAATGATAAATATTCATTGATGCATATATGGAAAAACAATATGGACGCCTGTGACCTGGGACGGTACCCTTACGATAACTTCCCCTCTCTTTTTACACTTACTTCTAAAGCGAGCATAGAAAAATCAGGCATTACCAATGTCCGGAGGCATCCCGATTTAAGCCTGATGGGGCTTGGGGTAGCCATCGGCATCATAGACACCGGCATCGACTACCAGCACCCCGCATTCAAATATCATGACGGTACCACCCGTATTCTTTCCATATGGGACCAGACCGACCAGACCGGCAAACCTCCCAAGGACTTTAGTTTCGGCTCAGAATATACGAAAAAGCACATCAATACTGCACTTAAATCCAAGAACCCCTTATCCATGGTGCCTACTGTTGATAACAATGGACATGGTACGGCAATCGCCAGTGTAATCGCCGGCAGCCCCGATGAAAAAAACTCTTTTACCGGTGTTGCTCCCCAAACCGAGCTTATCATAGTAAAATTAAAAGAAGCGAAGCAAAATTTAAAAAAGCTGTTCTTTGCTCCGGATAATGCCCTGTGCTATCAGGAATCCGATATTATGCTGGGAATCCGTTACCTGCTCTCCGTCTCGCAAGAAAAAGAGCTTCCTCTCGTTATATGCATCGCATTGGGAAGCAGCCAGGGAGGCCATGATGGATTGGGAGTTATCAGCTCTTACTTAGAACACATCGTACAAATGCCAAAAATTGACGTATTGGTAGCCGCAGGGAATGAAGGAGACAGCCGCAGACATTATTTCCACCATTCGTCGGCTACTCCTTTCCGCAATGGCTTTAACCTAAAAATAGGGAGAAATGATAAAAAATTTACGATGGAAATCTGGCCCTTTCCTCCTGGGAAAGTAAGCATTGAAATATTCCCGCCTAACCAGGAATTCATTCAGAGCATATCCCCCCCTGCCGGTGTTTGCCAAAAATTTAACCTTTCCATGGGCCAAACTACCATTTGGATCAACAATATCCTTTTGGAAGGTTCAACAGGGGATCAGGTTATTTTATTGCGGTTTGACAATCCAACTCCAGGAATCTGGTATTTCCAGGTCACAAGCATAGAAAATGAACCTTTTTCCTTCCATTCCTGGCTGCCGTCAGGGAACTTGATTTCAAACGAAACATATTTCTATCAGGCAAACCCCAGCACCACCATAACAGCCCCGGGAAATGCTAGAAATCCTCTGACCGTTGCCGCCTATAACCAATTTGATGGCAGTATTCTGGGTGAATCAGGAAAAGGCTATTCCAGATTCGGGGAAATCAATCCTAATATCGCCGCTCCCGGATACTTAATTCCCTGCGCACTCCCAGGAAATCAATATGGCAGCCTTACAGGCACCGGAGCCGCCGCCGCACACGCAGCGGGAGCCTCTGCCATGGTCATGGAATGGGGGTACTGCAAAGGCAACCACACTACCGTCACCGGCGTCCAGATCAACCATATGATCATGCGGGGGGCACAGAGAGACAGCACCTATTCTTTTCCCAATGAGAGTTGTGGATATGGGCAGATAGACATATACAAACTGTTTCAAAGGATATCTGTGATTTGA